A region from the Tahibacter amnicola genome encodes:
- a CDS encoding serine/threonine-protein kinase: MKTHLGHYDIVAELGRGGMGVVYKGYEPSLNRYVAIKVLAESLAHDESVKERFLREARSMASLNDPHIIQIYFIGEHEGQTFFVMEFVEGESLGSLLKREGRLRTEQAARVIYQTALGLATAHEKGVVHRDIKPGNLMVTSRGAIKIADFGIALVTQDFSKKLTSTGEFVGTPGYLSPEVCLGKTVDQRSDIFSLGIVLFEMLTGRMPFTDESPLGLMLEVVRADIPDVRQLNSDVDAELSRVLTRMIAKDPADRYQDCHELVADLGRHAAISGNPTINLRPVISTAAATVIGMKTPTSGQRPLPPTQPTPRPGPVAHAPTMASAMPTPPPAPRPSVMERQGAPTRRSSPLPWAIAAAVLLALGGGAYAFRNQIPFLKGAPTVAETPAAVTAPVATAATQPPPATTPPATPAITAPATTAPASTTSPPAVAATDALPASTTPPAATTGTLLVAATDNAPAKDAAPSASADQRPAETASPASADARPSEVQVADTRTTGGETGPEPRASRVEALRELAAARAGQNAGGPGPRMARIPPQDSQTGPVEPKVPTIAVIVGGDPVIAGPARQEVTRALQRSGFNVIEGGRAREDNDLDAGRLAGRANAAVVVYVRPVGSQVLTYYGQASTLYTAQISLRAFAIKGKRPLGAGWTEQVNFTSLNAAEKAREVIEPMADDMAQALDEFRARRRG, from the coding sequence GCCGAATTGGGCCGCGGCGGCATGGGCGTGGTCTACAAGGGGTACGAGCCGTCCCTCAACCGCTACGTCGCGATCAAGGTGCTGGCCGAGTCGCTGGCCCACGACGAAAGCGTCAAGGAGCGGTTCCTGCGCGAAGCGCGCAGCATGGCCTCGCTCAACGACCCTCACATCATCCAGATCTACTTCATCGGCGAACACGAAGGGCAGACGTTCTTCGTGATGGAGTTCGTCGAAGGCGAATCGCTCGGTTCGCTGCTCAAGCGCGAGGGGCGGCTGCGCACGGAGCAGGCGGCACGGGTGATCTACCAGACGGCGCTGGGCCTTGCCACGGCGCACGAAAAGGGCGTGGTCCATCGCGACATCAAGCCCGGCAACCTGATGGTCACCAGTCGCGGCGCGATCAAGATCGCCGACTTCGGCATCGCCCTGGTCACGCAGGATTTTTCCAAAAAGCTCACTTCTACCGGCGAGTTCGTCGGTACGCCCGGCTATCTGTCGCCGGAAGTGTGCCTGGGCAAGACAGTGGACCAGCGCTCCGACATATTCTCGCTCGGCATCGTGCTGTTCGAGATGCTCACCGGCCGCATGCCCTTCACCGACGAATCGCCGCTGGGCCTCATGCTCGAAGTGGTGCGCGCCGATATCCCCGACGTGCGCCAGCTCAACAGTGACGTCGACGCGGAACTGTCGCGCGTGCTGACCCGCATGATTGCCAAGGATCCGGCTGACCGCTACCAGGATTGCCACGAGCTCGTCGCCGACCTCGGCCGTCATGCGGCCATTTCCGGCAACCCGACGATCAATCTGCGTCCGGTGATCTCCACTGCGGCGGCCACGGTCATCGGCATGAAGACGCCGACCTCGGGCCAGCGTCCGCTGCCGCCAACGCAACCGACCCCTCGCCCGGGCCCGGTGGCGCACGCACCGACCATGGCTTCGGCGATGCCGACGCCGCCGCCAGCGCCGCGGCCGTCGGTCATGGAACGCCAGGGCGCGCCGACCCGCCGATCCAGCCCGCTGCCGTGGGCGATCGCCGCGGCCGTTCTGCTGGCCCTGGGTGGCGGGGCGTATGCCTTCCGCAACCAGATTCCGTTCCTGAAGGGCGCACCGACGGTGGCTGAAACGCCCGCGGCGGTGACCGCGCCAGTGGCCACGGCCGCGACGCAGCCGCCGCCGGCGACAACGCCGCCGGCCACCCCGGCCATCACGGCGCCGGCGACGACAGCGCCCGCCAGCACGACCTCGCCGCCGGCCGTGGCAGCGACCGATGCGCTGCCGGCGTCAACGACACCGCCCGCCGCCACGACCGGCACCTTGCTGGTGGCAGCGACCGACAACGCCCCCGCCAAGGACGCCGCGCCCTCTGCGAGCGCCGACCAGCGTCCGGCCGAAACAGCATCGCCCGCTTCCGCGGACGCGCGTCCGTCGGAGGTGCAGGTCGCCGATACGCGCACCACGGGTGGTGAAACCGGTCCGGAACCACGCGCATCGCGCGTGGAGGCCTTGCGGGAGCTGGCTGCCGCACGGGCTGGCCAGAACGCGGGTGGACCGGGTCCGCGCATGGCGCGTATCCCGCCGCAGGACTCGCAGACCGGCCCGGTCGAGCCGAAGGTGCCCACCATCGCGGTGATTGTCGGCGGAGACCCGGTCATTGCCGGACCCGCACGCCAGGAAGTGACCCGTGCGCTGCAGCGTTCCGGTTTCAACGTCATCGAAGGTGGCCGCGCACGGGAAGACAACGATCTGGATGCCGGCCGCCTCGCCGGGCGCGCCAACGCCGCCGTGGTGGTGTACGTGCGCCCGGTCGGTTCGCAGGTGCTGACCTACTACGGCCAGGCGTCCACGCTGTACACCGCGCAGATTTCGCTGCGTGCCTTCGCCATCAAGGGCAAGCGTCCACTCGGTGCCGGCTGGACGGAGCAGGTCAACTTCACCAGCTTGAATGCGGCGGAGAAGGCCCGTGAAGTGATCGAACCGATGGCCGACGACATGGCCCAGGCGCTGGATGAATTCCGCGCCCGTCGCCGCGGCTGA
- a CDS encoding TIGR00730 family Rossman fold protein codes for MRICVYCASSPHCDAAYHQAAYRLGELIAQAGATLVYGGGANGLMGAVADGALSQKGKIIGIIPRFMTEVEWQHPGVDDLQIVEDMRERKHRLLTDSDAVVAMPGGCGTLEELFEAITLKRLGLYFNPIVLLNTRHFYTPLDAFLRHSIDERFMTAEHGKMWSLVDTPEAVLPRIRETPRWHENAREFALVRAPGTSAAQ; via the coding sequence ATGCGCATCTGCGTCTATTGCGCTTCCAGCCCCCATTGCGACGCGGCCTACCACCAGGCCGCCTACCGCCTGGGTGAATTGATTGCCCAGGCCGGCGCCACCCTGGTCTATGGTGGCGGCGCCAACGGCCTCATGGGCGCAGTCGCGGATGGTGCATTGTCCCAGAAGGGAAAAATCATCGGCATCATTCCACGCTTCATGACCGAGGTGGAATGGCAACATCCGGGCGTCGACGACCTGCAGATCGTCGAGGACATGCGCGAGCGCAAGCACCGGCTGCTGACCGATTCGGATGCCGTCGTCGCCATGCCCGGCGGCTGCGGCACACTAGAGGAACTGTTCGAAGCCATCACGCTCAAGCGCCTGGGCCTCTATTTCAACCCCATCGTGCTGCTCAACACGCGCCATTTCTACACGCCGCTGGATGCCTTCCTCAGGCACTCCATCGATGAGCGTTTCATGACCGCCGAGCACGGCAAGATGTGGTCACTGGTGGACACGCCCGAGGCGGTGCTGCCGCGTATTCGCGAAACGCCGCGATGGCACGAGAACGCGCGCGAATTCGCCCTGGTCCGCGCACCGGGAACCAGTGCCGCACAATGA
- a CDS encoding RNA polymerase sigma factor, with translation MAMSQRINTDHEAGVAEALLQRICARDEQALGELYDCSVDRVYAIAVRILGDADDAEEAVADVFAQVWERADRYDASRGGVLAWLTMLAHSRAVDRRRRRGDGAPLVRGEEADTVLALQPCQQAGPADLVDHLQQGSVLRTGMAALSPVQRELIGLAFLEDLSHPEIAARTGLPLGTVKSHIRRGLESLRRVLGVE, from the coding sequence ATGGCGATGAGCCAACGGATCAACACCGATCATGAAGCGGGCGTCGCCGAAGCCCTGTTGCAGCGCATCTGCGCCCGCGACGAGCAGGCCCTGGGCGAGCTCTACGACTGCTCCGTCGACAGGGTGTACGCCATCGCCGTCCGTATCCTGGGCGATGCCGACGATGCGGAAGAGGCGGTCGCCGACGTGTTTGCACAGGTCTGGGAACGGGCCGATCGCTACGACGCCAGCCGTGGCGGCGTGCTGGCCTGGCTGACGATGCTGGCCCACAGCCGGGCCGTCGACCGCCGGCGCCGGCGCGGCGACGGTGCTCCGCTGGTCCGCGGCGAGGAAGCCGACACCGTGCTGGCCCTGCAGCCCTGCCAGCAGGCGGGCCCCGCCGATCTGGTCGACCACCTGCAACAGGGCAGCGTGCTGCGCACCGGCATGGCAGCCTTGAGTCCGGTTCAACGCGAGTTGATTGGCCTGGCCTTCCTGGAAGACCTGAGCCACCCGGAGATCGCCGCTCGCACCGGCCTGCCGCTGGGTACGGTCAAATCGCATATCCGCCGGGGGCTGGAAAGCCTGCGGCGCGTGCTCGGGGTGGAGTGA
- a CDS encoding cupin domain-containing protein, which translates to MNSHEKDQPALDQDIVLAIADAIAPAAMTPARRMQLRQRIVAAARPAAPPRELMSIVRAEEGQWLSLLPGISIKFLRVDADAGSQSSLWRLEPGATLPSHTHDDDEECVVLEGGVRFGGRDYGRGDFLLARSGLLHEAFTSEQGALLYIRSGLNEHLKALARRSGWLSA; encoded by the coding sequence ATGAACAGCCACGAAAAAGACCAGCCAGCCCTCGACCAGGACATCGTCCTGGCCATTGCCGACGCGATCGCGCCGGCCGCGATGACCCCGGCGCGGCGCATGCAGCTGCGCCAGCGCATCGTGGCGGCGGCGCGCCCGGCGGCACCGCCCCGGGAACTGATGAGCATCGTGCGCGCCGAGGAGGGGCAATGGTTGAGCCTGCTGCCGGGCATCTCGATCAAATTCCTGCGGGTGGACGCTGACGCCGGCAGCCAGTCGAGTCTGTGGCGGCTGGAGCCGGGCGCGACCCTGCCCTCGCACACGCACGACGACGACGAAGAATGCGTCGTGCTCGAAGGCGGCGTGCGCTTCGGCGGCAGGGATTACGGACGCGGCGACTTCCTGCTCGCCCGCTCCGGGCTGTTGCACGAGGCGTTTACGTCCGAGCAAGGCGCTTTGCTGTACATCCGCAGCGGGCTGAACGAACACCTCAAGGCGCTGGCGCGCCGGTCGGGCTGGTTGTCAGCCTGA
- a CDS encoding YaiI/YqxD family protein, with translation MRLWVDADACPNVIKEIVFRAAERAQIETILVANQSIRTPPSRFVRSIVVPGGFDEADSAIAERVEADDLVVTADIPLASRVIAKGATALNPRGERYTADTIAQRLSIRNFMEELRGAGVQTGGPAALHPRDRQAFANQLDQWIAQRRR, from the coding sequence ATGCGCCTGTGGGTCGATGCAGACGCGTGTCCCAACGTCATCAAGGAAATCGTCTTCCGCGCGGCCGAGCGTGCGCAGATCGAGACCATCCTCGTCGCCAACCAGTCGATCCGCACGCCACCGTCGCGGTTTGTCCGTTCGATCGTGGTGCCGGGCGGCTTCGACGAGGCCGACTCGGCGATCGCCGAGCGCGTCGAGGCCGATGACCTGGTCGTGACAGCGGATATCCCGCTGGCCTCGCGCGTGATCGCCAAAGGCGCAACGGCGCTCAATCCCCGCGGGGAGCGCTACACCGCCGACACCATCGCGCAGCGCCTGAGCATTCGCAATTTCATGGAGGAACTGCGCGGCGCCGGCGTCCAGACGGGCGGACCGGCGGCGTTGCATCCGCGCGATCGGCAGGCTTTTGCCAACCAGCTGGACCAGTGGATCGCCCAGCGGCGGCGCTGA
- a CDS encoding TonB-dependent receptor family protein, which translates to MRRLVAPALALAAAAAQAADPPPWLPPILVSPTPDALVSAGTVHPAREAALGVGLSDYLAAIPGVLGRHRQNYAQDEQVAIRGFGARAPFGIRGVRLYVDGIPATLPDGQGQASHIIVDAAARIDVLKGPFSALFGNASGGVIAVTSRDGRTDPGLQARMALASHGTRRQTIGLGGGADALDYRLELAHTEIGGERPHSRARRETANLVSRVQLAPETQITLAANHFDQPFAQDPLGLSASQWRDRVAVTPGAIAFNTRKTVQQDQLGLTLDHAGTWHTLVYAGNRQVRQFLAVPVAAQANPLSGGGVVDLDTDYRGADLRWTFSPLGRLEGVLGFSLDQQRQHRRGYENSVGDRLGVVGRLRRDQTDRVTNADPYAQLRWRVADSTDVLAGMRRSRVRFRSADRHITPDNPDDSGRTDYAAWLPVAGVRYRPTPRDEGFVSYGRGLETPTSSELAYRRDGSAGLASDLRAARSRSVEAGWQHDWPERAALALALFRADSRNELAVASNLAGRTSYRNIGHSRREGLEVSARDSGDGPWRWQLAATAIDARYRTPFPACTTPGCTEPTVPAGTRIPAIPRTQAQARLGWADTGGWRWDAEARWIGAVTADDLGQARTAGHLLLGVSASRTFSWSDGALRIRARIDNLFDRRHIGSVIVNESNGRFYEPGPGRSGFIEIEYRHSQRFVTDAR; encoded by the coding sequence GTGCGACGCCTTGTCGCACCGGCCCTGGCACTGGCAGCCGCCGCAGCGCAGGCGGCGGATCCGCCGCCCTGGCTTCCGCCGATCCTGGTCTCGCCGACGCCCGACGCCCTGGTATCGGCAGGCACTGTCCACCCGGCGCGCGAGGCGGCACTGGGTGTCGGATTGTCCGACTATCTCGCGGCGATTCCCGGCGTCCTGGGGCGCCATCGCCAGAACTATGCCCAGGATGAACAAGTGGCGATCCGGGGCTTCGGTGCGCGCGCGCCGTTTGGTATCCGCGGCGTGCGGCTGTACGTCGATGGCATCCCCGCCACGCTGCCGGACGGCCAGGGCCAGGCGTCCCACATCATCGTGGATGCCGCGGCGCGGATCGATGTCCTGAAAGGGCCTTTCAGCGCCCTGTTCGGCAATGCCAGCGGCGGGGTGATTGCGGTGACGTCCCGCGATGGCCGCACCGATCCGGGCCTGCAGGCGCGCATGGCGTTGGCCTCGCATGGCACCCGGCGCCAGACGATCGGCCTGGGCGGTGGCGCGGATGCCCTCGACTACCGGCTGGAGCTGGCGCACACCGAGATCGGTGGCGAGCGCCCGCACAGCCGGGCCCGGCGCGAGACGGCCAACCTGGTCAGCCGGGTCCAGTTGGCGCCGGAAACGCAGATCACGCTCGCCGCCAATCACTTCGATCAACCGTTTGCGCAGGATCCGCTGGGCCTGAGTGCCAGCCAGTGGCGCGACCGCGTTGCCGTGACGCCGGGCGCGATCGCCTTCAACACGCGCAAGACGGTGCAGCAGGACCAGCTTGGCCTCACCCTGGACCACGCCGGGACTTGGCATACGCTGGTGTACGCGGGCAATCGGCAGGTGCGGCAATTTCTCGCGGTGCCCGTGGCCGCACAGGCCAATCCGCTCAGCGGCGGCGGCGTGGTGGACCTGGATACGGACTACCGCGGCGCCGACCTGCGCTGGACCTTTTCCCCGCTCGGTCGCCTGGAGGGCGTGCTCGGCTTCAGCCTGGACCAGCAGCGCCAGCACCGTCGCGGCTACGAAAACAGCGTGGGTGACCGGCTGGGTGTCGTGGGTCGTCTGCGGCGTGACCAGACCGATCGCGTGACCAATGCCGACCCCTACGCCCAGTTGCGCTGGCGCGTGGCCGATTCGACCGACGTGCTGGCCGGTATGCGGCGCAGCCGCGTCCGCTTCCGTTCCGCAGATCGCCACATTACGCCGGACAACCCCGATGACAGCGGGCGGACCGATTACGCGGCGTGGCTGCCGGTCGCCGGTGTGCGCTACCGGCCGACGCCGCGCGATGAGGGTTTCGTCTCCTACGGACGCGGGCTGGAGACGCCGACGTCCAGCGAACTGGCCTATCGCCGCGATGGCAGTGCGGGGCTGGCCAGCGACCTGCGTGCTGCCCGTTCGCGCAGTGTCGAGGCCGGCTGGCAGCACGACTGGCCAGAGCGCGCCGCGCTCGCGCTGGCACTGTTCCGTGCCGACAGCCGAAACGAGCTGGCCGTGGCCAGCAACCTTGCCGGACGCACCAGCTACCGCAATATCGGCCATTCACGGCGCGAAGGACTGGAAGTGTCGGCCAGAGACAGCGGTGATGGTCCGTGGCGCTGGCAGCTGGCCGCGACAGCCATCGACGCACGTTACCGGACGCCGTTTCCGGCCTGTACGACGCCAGGCTGCACCGAACCCACCGTACCCGCGGGAACACGCATTCCCGCGATTCCCCGGACCCAGGCACAGGCCCGCCTGGGATGGGCGGACACCGGCGGATGGCGCTGGGACGCGGAGGCCCGCTGGATCGGCGCTGTCACTGCCGACGACCTCGGGCAGGCCAGGACCGCGGGCCATCTCCTGCTGGGCGTGTCAGCCAGCCGGACCTTTTCCTGGAGCGACGGCGCGCTGCGCATCCGCGCACGCATCGACAATCTCTTTGACCGTCGCCATATCGGCTCGGTCATCGTCAACGAGAGCAATGGACGGTTCTATGAACCCGGGCCGGGACGCAGCGGTTTCATCGAGATCGAATACCGCCACAGCCAAAGATTTGTTACAGATGCGCGGTGA
- a CDS encoding PAS domain S-box protein, whose protein sequence is MPAPHRSGRLGWGRVGVYTNFNRRGGVPWKGRSPRTARRSGGAIRRGADMTAVDIMHAPLKALVVEDNPGDARLLQEVLRSADPPVSVQVCDRVQRALERLRAEPFHVVLLDLGLPDSVGFDGIERLQQEFPHVAVVVLTGHDDDARGAQAIARGAQDYIFKSDLRLDLLQRAVRYAVLRKYQEQQLREHETQMRVLFDLNPQPMWIHDQQSLQFLSVNLAAIKTYGYSERDFLKMTLTHLLSDEEVVNLRRAAELNSYTATAIGVGRHRRKDGTEIAVEVYVQTIPWGTAKAQLVQARDVTVERRAIRAMESSERRFRDLFEYSLGFICTHDADGVLLSVNPAAANALGYRTVEMMGRSLRDLVPDELKQVFDHYLKRIYQQTHDAGLMVLVDRKGERRIWQYQNRLFFDVEGESYVMGHAQDVTERRRYELELKTKQAELEAVNDASPLGLFRTDASGQCTYVNRTFERLSGRQREEAFGDGWLMGVHPDDRERVHNEWRNAVRAGVRYSGMHRYLTDSGDVGWAVVQAAPVLVDDIVVGYVGCAEDITAQHNAERALRLNEERLRTIADALPIVIAYVDRDERMTFVNDAGTMYFGRTSADILGHPVKEILGEERYQRRHPYIERALRGERVTFDDEQGTGNAFRAIEVSYIPQRADDGGAAIGFHVMMQDVTDRKREQRRLIQLVQIDNLTGLLNRAGFLDRLEQAMARSRDQRKPIALMFIDVDKFKSVNDTYGHAVGDHVLKAFADRLTTTLRASDVIARMGGDEFTVILEGISRPENAAATAAKVVTAMARPFEFEEEGLSLQIGASIGVAMYEGSAQSTAELVRQADAQLYEAKQAGRNTYRLKVAGAAVGVPAVAPAGEAADGVPAPADDVVDGGATQP, encoded by the coding sequence ATGCCGGCGCCACACCGTTCCGGCCGCCTGGGTTGGGGCAGGGTGGGTGTGTATACTAATTTCAACCGGCGCGGCGGCGTGCCCTGGAAAGGGCGTTCGCCGCGGACGGCGCGACGCAGTGGGGGAGCCATCCGCCGGGGCGCTGACATGACCGCAGTCGACATCATGCACGCGCCGCTCAAGGCGCTGGTCGTCGAGGATAACCCCGGCGATGCGCGTCTGCTGCAGGAAGTGCTGCGGTCCGCGGATCCGCCGGTGTCCGTGCAGGTCTGTGATCGGGTGCAGCGCGCGCTCGAGCGCCTGCGCGCCGAGCCCTTCCACGTCGTCCTGCTCGACCTGGGCCTGCCCGACTCGGTGGGATTTGACGGCATCGAACGCCTGCAGCAGGAATTTCCCCACGTCGCGGTGGTCGTGCTTACCGGCCACGACGACGACGCGCGGGGCGCCCAGGCGATCGCCCGGGGCGCGCAGGACTACATCTTCAAGAGCGATCTGCGGCTGGACCTGCTGCAACGCGCCGTACGCTACGCTGTGCTGCGCAAATATCAGGAACAGCAGCTGCGCGAACACGAAACGCAGATGCGGGTGCTGTTTGACCTCAATCCGCAGCCGATGTGGATCCACGACCAGCAATCGCTGCAGTTCCTGTCGGTGAATCTGGCGGCGATCAAGACCTACGGCTACTCCGAGCGCGACTTCCTCAAGATGACGCTGACCCACCTGCTCTCGGACGAAGAGGTGGTCAATCTGCGCCGGGCGGCGGAACTCAACTCCTATACCGCGACCGCGATCGGCGTGGGCCGCCACCGACGCAAGGACGGTACCGAGATCGCGGTGGAGGTTTACGTACAGACGATTCCGTGGGGCACGGCCAAGGCGCAGCTGGTGCAGGCGCGCGATGTCACGGTGGAGCGGCGCGCCATCCGTGCCATGGAATCGAGCGAACGGCGCTTCCGCGACCTGTTCGAATACAGCCTGGGTTTCATCTGTACCCACGATGCGGACGGCGTGCTGCTGTCGGTCAATCCGGCGGCCGCCAATGCACTGGGCTACCGCACGGTGGAGATGATGGGCCGCTCGCTGCGCGATCTCGTCCCCGACGAGCTCAAGCAGGTGTTCGACCACTACCTCAAGCGCATCTACCAGCAGACGCACGACGCCGGCCTGATGGTGCTGGTCGACCGGAAAGGCGAGCGCCGCATCTGGCAGTACCAGAACCGCCTGTTCTTCGACGTGGAAGGCGAAAGCTATGTCATGGGCCACGCCCAGGACGTCACCGAGCGCCGCCGCTACGAGCTGGAGCTCAAAACCAAGCAGGCCGAACTCGAAGCGGTGAACGATGCATCACCCCTGGGCCTGTTCCGGACGGATGCTTCCGGCCAGTGCACCTATGTCAACCGCACCTTCGAGCGCTTGTCTGGCCGCCAGCGGGAAGAGGCATTCGGCGACGGCTGGCTGATGGGTGTGCATCCGGACGACCGCGAGCGTGTGCACAACGAATGGCGCAACGCCGTGCGTGCGGGCGTTCGCTATTCCGGTATGCATCGCTATCTGACCGATAGCGGTGACGTGGGTTGGGCGGTCGTCCAGGCGGCACCGGTTCTGGTCGACGATATCGTGGTCGGCTATGTCGGCTGCGCCGAAGACATCACGGCCCAGCACAACGCGGAGCGTGCGTTGCGGCTGAATGAAGAGCGCCTGCGCACCATTGCCGATGCGCTGCCGATCGTGATTGCCTACGTCGATCGTGACGAGCGCATGACCTTCGTCAACGACGCCGGCACCATGTATTTCGGCCGGACCAGCGCCGATATCCTGGGGCATCCGGTCAAGGAGATCCTGGGCGAAGAGCGCTACCAGCGCCGCCATCCGTATATCGAACGCGCCTTGCGCGGCGAGCGCGTCACCTTCGACGACGAGCAGGGTACGGGCAACGCCTTCCGCGCCATCGAGGTGTCCTACATCCCGCAGCGCGCCGACGACGGCGGCGCGGCGATCGGCTTTCACGTCATGATGCAGGACGTCACTGACCGCAAGCGCGAGCAGCGGCGCCTGATCCAGCTGGTACAGATCGACAACCTTACCGGGCTGCTCAATCGGGCCGGTTTCCTCGACCGGCTCGAGCAGGCCATGGCGCGCAGCCGCGACCAGCGCAAGCCGATCGCCCTGATGTTCATCGACGTCGACAAGTTCAAGTCCGTCAACGACACCTACGGCCACGCAGTCGGTGATCACGTGCTCAAGGCATTTGCCGACCGCCTGACGACTACCCTGCGCGCATCAGACGTGATTGCGCGCATGGGCGGCGACGAGTTCACCGTCATTCTCGAAGGCATCAGCCGCCCCGAAAACGCCGCGGCGACCGCCGCCAAGGTCGTCACCGCAATGGCGCGGCCGTTCGAATTCGAAGAAGAAGGCCTGTCGTTGCAGATCGGCGCCAGCATTGGCGTGGCCATGTACGAAGGCAGCGCCCAGAGCACTGCCGAGCTGGTGCGGCAGGCGGACGCGCAGCTCTATGAGGCCAAGCAGGCGGGACGCAACACCTATCGGTTGAAGGTGGCGGGTGCGGCTGTCGGGGTTCCGGCGGTTGCACCGGCTGGTGAAGCTGCCGATGGTGTGCCGGCCCCGGCGGATGACGTGGTGGATGGAGGGGCGACGCAGCCCTGA
- the glmS gene encoding glutamine--fructose-6-phosphate transaminase (isomerizing), with product MCGIVGAAARRDVVDTLISGLKALEYRGYDSAGVALLTDKGLERQRTKGKVRDLEALLGTAPLAGFTGIAHTRWATHGAPNTTNAHPVASRDTIAVVHNGIIENHESLRAELQAAGYEFATQTDTEVIAHLIEQAHARGMDLLAAVRHVIPRLHGAFAIAVISRNEPGRVVGTRRGSPLVVGLADGEQFLASDIHALLPVTRRFIYLAEGDVADVKIDSVAIYDEAGAPADRPVKQAHFSADAVERGEFRHYMLKEIHEQPQAIADTLEGRLSGSHILTEIFGVGAKELLSRTRAVQIIACGTSFHAGLVARYWIEGLAKLPCNVEIASEYRYRECVVQPDTLFVSISQSGETADTLAALKSAKAKGYLATLAVCNVPESSIVRESDLSLMTRAGPEIGVASTKAFTTQLAALSLLALELARHHGIDPQRYEALVRQLQTLPGAVNAALALDGEIRQLAERFVSKQHALFLGRGTQFPIAMEGALKLKEISYIHAEAYAAGELKHGPLALVDEEMPVIAVAPNDHLLEKLKSNIEEVRARGGELYVLADADVAQHMPHANGKMITLPPCGELIAPAVFTVPLQLLAYHVAVLRGTDVDQPRNLAKSVTVE from the coding sequence ATGTGCGGAATTGTTGGCGCCGCCGCGCGGCGCGACGTCGTAGACACGTTGATCAGCGGATTGAAAGCCCTGGAATACCGGGGCTATGACTCCGCCGGCGTGGCCCTCCTGACCGACAAGGGCCTGGAACGCCAGCGCACCAAGGGCAAGGTGCGCGACCTGGAAGCCCTGCTCGGTACGGCGCCACTGGCCGGTTTCACCGGCATTGCGCACACGCGCTGGGCCACGCACGGGGCACCCAACACCACCAATGCCCACCCGGTGGCCTCGCGGGATACGATTGCCGTTGTTCACAACGGTATTATTGAAAACCACGAGTCGCTTCGTGCCGAGCTCCAGGCTGCCGGCTACGAGTTTGCCACGCAGACGGATACGGAAGTCATCGCCCACCTGATCGAACAGGCCCACGCGCGCGGGATGGATCTGCTCGCTGCCGTCCGCCACGTCATTCCACGCCTGCACGGCGCGTTTGCGATCGCGGTGATCTCGCGCAACGAACCCGGTCGCGTGGTCGGCACCCGCCGCGGCAGTCCGCTGGTCGTCGGCCTGGCCGACGGTGAGCAGTTCCTTGCATCCGACATCCACGCGCTGTTGCCGGTGACCCGTCGCTTCATCTACCTCGCCGAAGGCGACGTCGCCGATGTGAAGATCGACAGTGTCGCCATCTACGACGAAGCAGGAGCCCCCGCTGACCGGCCGGTCAAGCAGGCCCACTTCTCCGCCGACGCCGTCGAGCGCGGCGAATTCCGTCACTACATGCTCAAGGAAATCCACGAGCAGCCCCAGGCCATTGCAGATACGCTCGAGGGGCGCCTGTCCGGCAGCCACATCCTCACGGAGATCTTCGGCGTCGGCGCGAAAGAACTGCTCTCGCGCACGCGCGCGGTGCAGATCATTGCCTGCGGCACGAGCTTCCATGCCGGCCTCGTCGCGCGCTACTGGATCGAAGGACTCGCGAAGCTGCCTTGCAATGTGGAAATTGCGTCTGAATACCGTTATCGCGAATGCGTCGTTCAGCCGGATACCCTGTTCGTGTCCATCAGTCAGTCCGGCGAAACCGCCGATACGCTGGCCGCGCTCAAGTCCGCCAAGGCGAAGGGATACCTTGCAACGCTTGCCGTCTGCAACGTGCCCGAATCGTCGATCGTGCGCGAGTCTGACCTCTCCCTGATGACACGCGCGGGCCCCGAGATCGGGGTGGCCTCGACCAAGGCCTTCACCACGCAGCTGGCGGCGCTGTCCCTGCTTGCACTGGAACTGGCGCGTCACCACGGCATCGATCCGCAGCGCTACGAAGCCCTCGTGCGCCAGCTGCAGACGCTCCCTGGTGCCGTCAATGCCGCCCTGGCACTGGACGGCGAAATCCGCCAGCTCGCCGAACGCTTCGTCAGCAAGCAGCACGCCCTGTTCCTGGGCCGCGGCACGCAGTTCCCGATCGCAATGGAAGGCGCGCTCAAGCTCAAGGAAATCTCGTACATCCATGCCGAGGCCTACGCCGCCGGCGAACTCAAGCACGGTCCGCTTGCGCTGGTGGACGAGGAAATGCCGGTCATTGCCGTGGCACCCAACGACCATCTGCTGGAAAAGCTCAAGTCCAACATCGAGGAAGTCCGCGCCCGCGGCGGCGAACTCTACGTGCTCGCCGATGCCGACGTCGCGCAGCACATGCCGCATGCCAACGGCAAGATGATCACCCTGCCGCCCTGCGGCGAACTGATCGCACCGGCTGTATTCACCGTGCCGTTGCAGCTACTGGCCTACCACGTCGCCGTGCTGCGTGGGACGGATGTGGACCAGCCGCGGAATCTGGCGAAGAGTGTGACGGTGGAGTAG